A stretch of DNA from Nevskiales bacterium:
TACCCCACCTGTCACTAGCATAACCCTCCTCGCTCGCGGGCCGACCGAATTCATGCATTGTCATCCCCTTTGCTCAGCGTCATTCCGGCGCAAGCCGGAATCCAGTGACTTTCAAAGGCACTGGACCCCGGCCTTCGCCGGGGTGACGGGCTGACTCGAAGGCCGCCTCGTGACGCAGACCAGCCCGAACATCGCCCAGCACACGCCGGTGATGCAGCAGTACTTCGCCATCAAGGCGCAGTACCCGGACAGCCTGGTGTTCTATCGCATGGGCGATTTCTACGAGCTGTTCTACGACGACGCGCGGCGCGCGGCGGCACTGCTCGACATCACCCTGACCCAGCGCGGCCAGTCGGGCGGCGCACCCATACCGATGGCAGGCGTGCCCTGTCACGCCGCCGACCAGTACCTGGCGCGGCTGCTGAAGAAGGGCGAGTCGGTGGCGATCTGCGAGCAGGTCGGCGAGGTCGGCGCCGGCCGCGGGCCGGTCGAGCGCAAGGTGGTACGCATCGTCACGCCCGGCACGCTGACCGAGGAGTCGCTGCTGGAGGAACGGCGCAGCAACCTGCTGGTGGGCGTCAATGCGGACGGCGAGCGCTATGGCCTGGCGGCCGTCGAGCTGTCCACCGGCGACTTCAGTCTGCTGGAGGTGGCCACCGCGGAAGAACTGGCCGCCGAGCTCGAACGCCTGCAGCCGGCTGAACTGGTGCTGCGCGAGGGCCTGAAGCTCGACGGTCTGGCGCGGCGCTGGCCCGCCTCCCGCGAACGGCCGGTCTGGCATTTCGACCCGGTCAGCAGCCAACGCCTGCTGTGCGAGCAGTTCGGCACCCGCGACCTGGCCGGTTTCGGTTGCGAGGGACTGGGTCCGGCCGTCGGCAGCGCCGGTGCGCTGTTGCAATACCTACGCGACACGCAGCTCAACGCCCTGCCCCACCTGCAGGGCCTGCGTGTGGAACGGCGCGAGGACGGCCTGATCCTGGACGCCGCCACGCGCCGCAACCTGGAGCTGACCCAGAACCTGGCCGGCGATGCGCGCAACACACTGTTGGACGTGATGGACCGCTGCGTCACTGCGATGGGCGCACGGCGCCTGAAGCAGTGGCTGCACCGCCCGATCCGTGACCGCGCGCAGCTGCGTGCGCGTTACCACGCCATCGGCACGCTGCGGGATGCCCGTAACCACGAGGCCCTACGCGAGACGCTGCGCGGCATCAACGACATCGAGCGTATCCTCACGCGCGTGGCGCTGCGCTCGGCGCGCCCGCGTGACCTTGCCGGGCTCGGCCAGAGCCTGGCCGGGCTGCCCGCGCTGCAAGCGCAGCTGGCCAGGCTCGACAGCCCGCGCCTGCAGGCCCTGGCCACGGACATCGGCACGCACCCGCAGGTGGTGGCGCTGCTGACGCGTGCGCTGGTGGACAACCCGCCTCTGCTGATCCGCGACGGCGGCGTGATCCGCACCGGCTACGACGCCGAGCTCGACCATCTGCGCCAGCTGTCGGAAAACGCCGATGGCTTCCTCACGGCGCTGGAGGCGCGCGAGCGGGCGCGCACCGGCATCGAGGCACTCAAGGTCGGTTACAACCGCATCCACGGCTATTACATCGAGCTCGGCCGCAGCCATGCCGACAAGGTGCCGGCCGACTACAGCCGCCGGCAGACGCTCAAGAACATGGAGCGCTACATCACACCCGAGCTGAAGCGCTTCGAGGACGAGGTGCTGTCGGCGCGCGAGCGGGCGCTGGCGCGCGAGAAATGGCTGTACGAGCAGCTGCTGGACACACTGCTGCCGTCGCTGACTGTGTTACAGCGCTGCGCGCAGGCGCTGGCCGAACTGGACGTACTCGCCGGTCTCGCCGAGCGGGCCGCGGCGCTGAACCTGTGCCAGCCGGAGCTGACGGACGAGCCGGGCCTGCGCATCAAGGGTGGCCGCCATCCGGTGGTGGAGGCGGTACTGCAGGCAGAGGGCCAGAGTTTCATCGCCAACGACCTCGAACTGCGCGACGACCGGCGCATGCTGGTCATCACCGGCCCCAACATGGGCGGCAAGTCCACCTACATGCGCCAGACCGCGCTCATCGTCCTGTTGGCGC
This window harbors:
- the mutS gene encoding DNA mismatch repair protein MutS — translated: MTQTSPNIAQHTPVMQQYFAIKAQYPDSLVFYRMGDFYELFYDDARRAAALLDITLTQRGQSGGAPIPMAGVPCHAADQYLARLLKKGESVAICEQVGEVGAGRGPVERKVVRIVTPGTLTEESLLEERRSNLLVGVNADGERYGLAAVELSTGDFSLLEVATAEELAAELERLQPAELVLREGLKLDGLARRWPASRERPVWHFDPVSSQRLLCEQFGTRDLAGFGCEGLGPAVGSAGALLQYLRDTQLNALPHLQGLRVERREDGLILDAATRRNLELTQNLAGDARNTLLDVMDRCVTAMGARRLKQWLHRPIRDRAQLRARYHAIGTLRDARNHEALRETLRGINDIERILTRVALRSARPRDLAGLGQSLAGLPALQAQLARLDSPRLQALATDIGTHPQVVALLTRALVDNPPLLIRDGGVIRTGYDAELDHLRQLSENADGFLTALEARERARTGIEALKVGYNRIHGYYIELGRSHADKVPADYSRRQTLKNMERYITPELKRFEDEVLSARERALAREKWLYEQLLDTLLPSLTVLQRCAQALAELDVLAGLAERAAALNLCQPELTDEPGLRIKGGRHPVVEAVLQAEGQSFIANDLELRDDRRMLVITGPNMGGKSTYMRQTALIVLLAHIGSFVPAESAVLGPVDRIFTRIGAADDLAAGHSTFMVEMSETANILHNATEHSLVLMDEIGRGTSTYDGLSLARACAEWLATRVRALTLFATHYFELTTLADELPAVVNVHLDATEYGHELVFLHRVKEGAADRSYGLQVAQLAGVPKAVIAMARRYLQELERARVPAAAQAAAPQLPLFEPAPPSPVVEELRALDPDSLSPREALEMLYYFKRCLDEDKNRG